A window of Acidobacteriota bacterium genomic DNA:
CGCCGGCTCGGCGGCGATCGCCCTCACGCTGATCTTCCTCGTCTTCAAGGAGCCGAAGGCGGCCGACGGGGATGAGGAGCCGAAGAAGCGCTTCGGGGAGTTCCTGACGGACTTCGGGAAGGTCCTCACGAACGGGCGATTGATGCTCCTGGTCGTCTGCATCGCCGGGTTCTGGAGCATGTTCTACCAGTTCTACGGCCCGATGCCCCTGTACGTGACCGACGATCTGAAGGGATCGAGCACCGCGCTCGGCGTCCTCATCGCCCTCGACGGCGCCCTCATCGTCTGCTTCCAGGTCGTCGTCGGCCACCTGGTGCGAAACCTCTCGCCGGGGCGGGCCGTCCTCCTCGCGACGCTCGTGGCCTCGGGCGGCATCGCCTTCATGGGGGTGGCGCCGTCGATCGTCGTGACGGGGATAGGCATCATGGGCTTTTCCGTCGGCGAGATGATCTACTCGGCCCACTTCTACCGCTACGTCGGGAGCATCGCGCCGAAGGACCAGATCGGGATGTTCATGGGATTCGCGTTCCTGCCGATCGCCCTCGGCTACTTCCTCTCGGGGCTCATCGGCGGCCCGGTCTACGCCTTCTGCAAGGCGGCCGGAGCGCCGCAGATGATGTGGTTCGTCTTCTCAGGCGTCGGGCTCATCTCCTCGGCCGGCCTCTGGTGGCTCGCAAGGAAGCCGGCGGCGGCGTAGCGCTGCCCCCGCACCCAAGTCCGTAATTCACTCTGCGGCTGGCAATCTGCCCCTGCGCGTGCAATTCTTCTTGACATATCATGTTAGCTACAATAAATTGCTGTAGTCTGAATCTCGAGCCGTGATGTGGCCTACGGCCGAGCTCGGAGCTCGTTGCCCGTTGTTCCGCGTACGCGAATTTCGCGCTCCCACGGGGAGCGTTGTCCGCGGGCCGCGGCGTCGCCCTAGAGCACATGCTACTCGGAGCGCGATCTAACCGCGGATCGTTGAGAGGTGAGCCTAATGGATCCCATGACCACCAGCG
This region includes:
- a CDS encoding MFS transporter, whose translation is MSGKGFVASLREFSVSFWSANISELFERIAFYGMTSALVLYLTKSRGFESSTAIVIGGYFGLFTYGLAALSGFLADILGYRKAILLAYSLLSAGYFLVGEAAGTIPILGALFLVAFGASLIKPSITGTVQKSCSEAIRPLGFSIYYTLVNIGGSAGPILGGWLRDNTGVDKVFLMSAGSAAIALTLIFLVFKEPKAADGDEEPKKRFGEFLTDFGKVLTNGRLMLLVVCIAGFWSMFYQFYGPMPLYVTDDLKGSSTALGVLIALDGALIVCFQVVVGHLVRNLSPGRAVLLATLVASGGIAFMGVAPSIVVTGIGIMGFSVGEMIYSAHFYRYVGSIAPKDQIGMFMGFAFLPIALGYFLSGLIGGPVYAFCKAAGAPQMMWFVFSGVGLISSAGLWWLARKPAAA